One Pseudomonas sp. B21_DOA genomic window, GTTTTTCCAGTTCTTGCAGGATGTCGGTCACGGTGGGCAGACCGAAGGTTTCATCGGTGAATTTCTTCGGATCCAGACGCTTGAGAAACGCGGCATCGCCGATCAGCGAGCGGATGTCGCGGTCGGTTTCAGCGGCAATGCGCTGCACCAGCGGATAGGCTTCCGGGTGCACCGCCGAGGAATCCAGCGGGTTGTCGCCGTTCATTACGCGCAAGAAACCGGCGGCCTGTTCGAAGGTTTTTTCGCCCAGGCGCGCGACTTTCTTCAGTGCTGCACGGGTTTTGAATGCGCCATGTTCGTCACGGTGAGCAACGATGTTCTGCGCCAGCGTTGCGTTGAGCCCGGAGATCCGTGCCAGCAAAGCCACGGAGGCGGTATTCACATCCACGCCCACGGCGTTCACGCAATCCTCGACCACAGCATCCAGACCGCGCGCCAGTTTCAGTTGCGAGACGTCGTGCTGATATTGGCCGACACCAATGGATTTCGGATCGATTTTCACCAGTTCGGCCAGCGGATCCTGCAAGCGACGGGCGATCGACACGGCGCCACGGATCGACACGTCGAGGTCCGGGAATTCCTTGGCCGCCAGTTCCGAGGCCGAGTACACCGAGGCGCCGGCTTCGGACACCATGACCTTGGTCATTTTCATCGCTGGATATTTTTTTATCAGTTCGATCGCCAGCTTGTCGGTCTCACGGCTGGCAGTACCGTTGCCGATGGCGATCAGATCCACCGAGTGCTTGGCGCACAGCGCGGCGAGAATGGCGATGGTCTGATCCCATTTGTTGTGCGGCACGTGCGGGTAAACCGTGGCGTGATCGAGCAGCTTGCCGGTCGAGTCGACCACGGCCACCTTGCAGCCGGTACGCAGGCCCGGGTCGAGGCCCAAGGTCGCGCGCGGGCCGGCCGGAGCGGCCAGCAGCAGGTCGTGCAGGTTGTGCGCGAAGACGTTGATCGCTTCGGTTTCGGCGCCATCGCGCAACTCGCCCAGCAGATCGGTTTCCAGGTGGGTGTAGAGCTTGACCTTCCAGGTCCAGCGCACCACTTCGCCCAGCCACTTGTCCGCCGGGCGGTTCTGGTTCTGGATGCCGAACTGCTGGCCGATCATGCCTTCGCACGGGTGCATGGTGCCGGGCAGCTCATCGCCGACTTTCAGCGCGGAGCTGAGAATGCCTTCATTGCGGCCGCGGAAAATGGCGAGGGCGCGGTGCGACGGCATGCTTTTCAGCGGCTCGTCGTGCTCGAAATAATCGCGGAATTTGGCGCCTTCCTCTTCCTTGCCGGCGATGACGCGGGCACTGAGGATCGCTTCCTGCTTGAGGAAATTGCGCAGCTTTTCCAGCAGGCTGGCGTCCTCGGCGAAGCGCTCCATCAGGATGTACTTGGCGCCTTCCAGTGCAGCCTTGACATCGGCCACGCCTTTTTCGGCGTCGACGAAGCGCGCGGCTTCGGTTTCCGGCGACAGGTTCGGGTCGTTGAACAAGCCGTCGGCCAGTTCGCCGAGGCCGGCCTCGAGGGCGATCTGGCCCTTGGTGCGGCGCTTCTGCTTGTACGGCAGGTACAAGTCTTCGAGACGGGTTTTGGTGTCGGCGAGCTTGATGTCGCGCTCGAGGGCAGGAGTGAGTTTGCCTTGCTCTTCGATGCTGGCGAGGATGCTGATGCGCCGTTCGTCGAGTTCTCGCAGGTAGCGCAGGCGCTCTTCCAGATGACGCAACTGGGTGTCATCGAGGCTGCCGGTGACTTCTTTCCGGTAACGGGCGATGAAGGGAACGGTAGAACCTTCATCGAGTAGCGCGACGGCCGCTTCGACCTGTTGTGGGCGTACGCCGAGTTCCTCGGCAATGCGGCTGTTGATGCTGTCCATAAAACCACCTGACATAGTTTGAAAGCAGGCTCTCAGGCACGCAGATAAAGGCCTGGAGGCTGATTGAGCGGCTAGTAGATTGCCGCTGCCTGGATCAAGAGGCAGCCCATTGACCCGTAAAATCGAACAGTTGCTGCACAGGGCCGGAAAAAATACCGGCCACTT contains:
- a CDS encoding RNA-binding transcriptional accessory protein is translated as MDSINSRIAEELGVRPQQVEAAVALLDEGSTVPFIARYRKEVTGSLDDTQLRHLEERLRYLRELDERRISILASIEEQGKLTPALERDIKLADTKTRLEDLYLPYKQKRRTKGQIALEAGLGELADGLFNDPNLSPETEAARFVDAEKGVADVKAALEGAKYILMERFAEDASLLEKLRNFLKQEAILSARVIAGKEEEGAKFRDYFEHDEPLKSMPSHRALAIFRGRNEGILSSALKVGDELPGTMHPCEGMIGQQFGIQNQNRPADKWLGEVVRWTWKVKLYTHLETDLLGELRDGAETEAINVFAHNLHDLLLAAPAGPRATLGLDPGLRTGCKVAVVDSTGKLLDHATVYPHVPHNKWDQTIAILAALCAKHSVDLIAIGNGTASRETDKLAIELIKKYPAMKMTKVMVSEAGASVYSASELAAKEFPDLDVSIRGAVSIARRLQDPLAELVKIDPKSIGVGQYQHDVSQLKLARGLDAVVEDCVNAVGVDVNTASVALLARISGLNATLAQNIVAHRDEHGAFKTRAALKKVARLGEKTFEQAAGFLRVMNGDNPLDSSAVHPEAYPLVQRIAAETDRDIRSLIGDAAFLKRLDPKKFTDETFGLPTVTDILQELEKPGRDPRPEFKTAEFQEGVEDLKDLQLGMILEGVVTNVTAFGAFVDIGVHQDGLVHISALSEKFIKDPREAVKAGDVVKVKVMEVDIPRKRVGLSMRMSDTPGEKVDGARGSRPGSAPRQSSGNAPRKETATAAPVNNAMASLFANAKQLKKR